A region of Streptomyces sp. NBC_01264 DNA encodes the following proteins:
- a CDS encoding NAD(P)/FAD-dependent oxidoreductase codes for MTHASPPSSPPRHAVIIGGSLAGLLAAAVLAEHATVTIIEADTLPDGPEPRRGLPQARHTHLLWSGGARAIEEILPGITDDWTAAGAFRRSLPTDLVSKTAQGWLPRHKEMQFNISCSRDLLDSVIRSRVIGLPGVTALQQSRVRGLEGTAARITGVRADTPDEENRLIAADLVVDASGRGSRARNWLEAVGVSGLKEAGVDSGLVYATRIFEAPEGAHALGFPIINVQSDPRVPVPGQTATIVPIENGRWQATLSGTRGGQPTADPESFIPFAKGVRDPIVGELLEGKKPLTDVSVTQGTANRRIFFEKADLPDGFFAVGDSVATFNPLYGQGMTVAAQGLLAVRTLLRAKGLAHAGIGREAQRAIAPQVAVAWDLATSQDILYPGATGMKPRPGAGLLNGYVERLMTGATTKASLTAALLQVITMNRAPTYWIRPGVVWEVLRTSDRGALKAAPLTAAERTVAGLDQDGPAGTGGPLGPVDPAGQAR; via the coding sequence ATGACTCACGCCTCCCCGCCCTCTTCCCCGCCGCGACACGCCGTCATCATCGGCGGCAGCCTGGCCGGCCTGCTCGCCGCCGCCGTCCTCGCCGAGCACGCGACGGTCACGATCATCGAAGCGGACACCCTGCCGGACGGTCCCGAGCCCCGCCGCGGACTCCCCCAGGCCCGGCACACCCACCTGCTGTGGTCGGGCGGCGCACGCGCCATCGAGGAGATCCTGCCGGGCATCACCGACGACTGGACGGCCGCCGGCGCCTTCCGCCGCAGCCTCCCCACCGACCTGGTCTCCAAGACCGCCCAGGGGTGGCTGCCGCGCCACAAGGAGATGCAGTTCAACATCTCCTGCAGCCGTGACCTCCTCGACTCGGTGATCCGCTCCCGCGTCATCGGGCTGCCCGGGGTCACCGCCCTCCAGCAGAGCCGGGTCCGCGGCCTGGAGGGCACCGCGGCCCGGATCACCGGGGTCCGGGCGGACACCCCCGACGAGGAGAACCGCCTGATCGCCGCCGATCTCGTGGTCGACGCGAGCGGCCGCGGCTCCCGGGCCCGCAACTGGCTGGAGGCGGTCGGCGTGAGCGGCCTCAAGGAAGCCGGCGTGGACTCCGGGCTCGTCTACGCGACCCGCATCTTCGAAGCCCCCGAGGGTGCCCACGCCCTGGGCTTCCCCATCATCAACGTCCAGTCCGACCCCCGGGTGCCCGTACCCGGCCAGACCGCGACGATCGTCCCCATCGAGAACGGCCGCTGGCAGGCCACCCTGTCCGGCACCCGTGGCGGCCAGCCCACCGCCGACCCGGAGTCCTTCATCCCGTTCGCCAAGGGGGTCCGCGACCCCATCGTCGGCGAACTCCTCGAGGGCAAGAAGCCGCTCACCGACGTCTCCGTCACCCAGGGCACCGCCAACCGCCGGATCTTCTTCGAGAAGGCCGACCTCCCCGACGGCTTCTTCGCCGTCGGCGACTCGGTCGCCACCTTCAACCCGCTCTACGGCCAGGGCATGACGGTCGCGGCCCAGGGCCTCCTGGCCGTCCGTACGCTGCTGCGCGCGAAGGGCCTCGCCCACGCGGGCATCGGCCGCGAGGCGCAGCGGGCCATCGCCCCGCAGGTGGCCGTCGCCTGGGACCTCGCCACCTCGCAGGACATCCTGTACCCGGGCGCCACGGGCATGAAGCCGCGCCCCGGCGCCGGGCTGCTCAACGGGTACGTCGAGCGGCTGATGACCGGTGCGACCACCAAGGCCTCGCTCACGGCGGCCCTGCTCCAGGTCATCACCATGAACCGGGCGCCCACCTACTGGATCCGGCCCGGGGTGGTCTGGGAGGTGCTGCGCACATCGGACCGGGGCGCGCTGAAGGCCGCCCCGCTGACCGCCGCCGAGCGGACGGTGGCGGGTCTGGACCAGGACGGGCCGGCCGGCACCGGCGGCCCCCTCGGACCGGTCGACCCCGCCGGCCAGGCACGATGA
- a CDS encoding MAB_1171c family putative transporter: MTEGLVLYVPGAVIATALIVKAPTLRRGWEQPLLRAVCTLLVGGSLAVILSAPPTIVAVNRLTGVVNFSAPLVYSLLTAFSGACVVVILHWSGTPAAVLRRATRLTVAAYGTVVVAIVTLFALGEAPVERLRDMDTYYAHTPFLREMIICYLSAHTVGSTALTVLCHKWLRRLSPSMLPLRPLRTGLALLMLGGAFDLAFLAAKWTAMAARWSGGDLDLLSTTVAPPLAAVAALFVGAGFLVPLVGGSAPWKDYCRYRRLRPLWVALRGFSPGGLRPVPLTWWSPVGIRLVHRESVIDDGILALGCWFDPAVREEAYGAARAQGRSEEEAALVSDAAMLAAACRRRAEADRAEAGRTEADRAEAGRTEADRTGTDRPEAGQETAPAAEARPDSPGPYRLDSRPLTELAHAFQTSPIVARARDGAARS; this comes from the coding sequence ATGACCGAAGGCCTCGTCCTCTACGTTCCGGGTGCGGTGATCGCCACGGCGCTGATCGTCAAGGCGCCGACGTTGAGACGGGGCTGGGAGCAGCCCCTGCTGCGGGCCGTGTGCACGCTCCTCGTCGGGGGTTCGCTCGCGGTCATCCTCTCGGCGCCGCCGACGATCGTGGCCGTCAACCGGCTGACCGGCGTCGTCAACTTCTCGGCTCCCCTGGTGTACAGCCTGCTCACGGCCTTCTCGGGCGCCTGTGTCGTGGTGATCCTGCACTGGAGCGGAACCCCGGCCGCCGTCCTGCGCCGGGCCACCCGGCTGACGGTGGCGGCGTACGGCACGGTGGTGGTGGCGATCGTGACCCTGTTCGCCCTCGGCGAGGCTCCCGTCGAGCGGCTGCGCGACATGGACACGTACTACGCCCACACGCCGTTCCTGCGCGAGATGATCATCTGCTATCTGTCGGCGCACACCGTGGGCAGCACCGCGCTCACGGTGCTGTGCCACAAGTGGCTGCGTCGCCTGTCCCCCTCGATGCTGCCGCTGCGCCCGCTCCGTACGGGACTTGCCCTGCTGATGCTGGGAGGCGCCTTCGACCTGGCCTTCCTGGCGGCGAAGTGGACGGCGATGGCCGCACGCTGGAGCGGCGGGGACCTGGACCTCCTGTCCACCACCGTGGCCCCGCCCCTGGCGGCGGTGGCGGCCCTGTTCGTGGGCGCCGGATTCCTGGTGCCGCTGGTGGGCGGTTCGGCTCCGTGGAAGGACTACTGCCGCTACCGGCGGCTGCGGCCGCTCTGGGTGGCCCTGCGCGGGTTCTCCCCGGGCGGACTGCGGCCCGTGCCGCTGACCTGGTGGTCACCGGTCGGCATCCGGCTGGTCCACCGCGAATCGGTGATCGACGACGGCATCCTGGCGCTCGGGTGCTGGTTCGACCCCGCCGTGCGCGAGGAGGCGTACGGGGCCGCGCGCGCTCAGGGCCGGTCCGAGGAGGAGGCCGCCCTCGTCTCGGACGCGGCCATGCTGGCGGCTGCCTGCCGCCGCCGCGCGGAGGCCGACCGCGCGGAGGCCGGACGTACGGAGGCCGACCGCGCGGAGGCCGGACGTACGGAGGCCGACCGCACCGGGACCGACCGTCCCGAGGCCGGCCAGGAGACCGCACCCGCGGCCGAGGCCCGCCCCGACTCCCCGGGCCCGTACCGTCTGGACTCCCGCCCGCTGACCGAGCTGGCCCACGCGTTCCAGACCTCCCCGATCGTGGCCAGGGCCCGCGACGGGGCCGCGCGCTCCTGA
- a CDS encoding peptide MFS transporter, with protein sequence MDMHKPPASDAAPDAGPGAAVVGGKRHPRGLATLVLAELWERFSLYGMVAILVHFLAASRGHGGMGLHEGTAEAVEGVYMAMISLLALPGGWIADRFLGARRAVLWGGVVIMAGHVLMAVPNPVFVWPGLVLIVIGTGLLKPNISALVGRLYAADDDQRRDAGYSIFYMGINLGAVIAPLVVGYLGEEVNWHLGFGAAAVGMALGLVQYVLGGRRLSEQLRTEPVVRLTPAERAKVRRSSAYGLVFTAVLITLLAASHALNIDNITFVLTIVAVVVPAGVLLSMYRSPKIDRVEKTRLRAYVWLFLAATLFWLVYDQMGNELNMFAAQKTDLSLLGWHIPASWTQSLPSLFVIILAPVFAAFWVRRGKHMSTPFKFGLALLLTGASFVVMSGAAAIASSGVKVSLMWLVGVYVIQVMGEMCLSPVGLSVTTKLAPRAFTNQMMGVWFLAAATGDAIGAQLPRLDAVIGQSWNFLWQGAMVIAAGAVMVFFTKRLKVLTGEAAASREAVAVAA encoded by the coding sequence ATGGATATGCACAAGCCCCCGGCGTCGGACGCAGCACCGGACGCAGGACCGGGCGCGGCGGTGGTGGGCGGGAAGCGCCACCCGCGCGGGCTCGCCACCCTCGTCCTCGCCGAGCTGTGGGAGCGTTTCAGCCTCTACGGCATGGTCGCCATCCTCGTGCACTTCCTCGCCGCCTCCCGCGGCCACGGGGGCATGGGACTCCACGAGGGCACCGCGGAGGCCGTGGAAGGCGTCTACATGGCCATGATCTCGCTGCTGGCGCTGCCCGGCGGCTGGATCGCCGACCGGTTCCTCGGCGCCCGCAGGGCCGTCCTGTGGGGCGGCGTGGTCATCATGGCCGGCCACGTCCTGATGGCCGTCCCGAACCCGGTCTTCGTCTGGCCCGGCCTGGTCCTCATCGTCATCGGCACCGGACTGCTCAAGCCGAACATCTCCGCGCTGGTCGGCCGGCTGTACGCGGCCGACGACGACCAGCGGCGCGACGCCGGCTACTCGATCTTCTACATGGGCATCAACCTGGGCGCCGTCATCGCCCCGCTCGTCGTCGGCTACCTCGGCGAGGAGGTCAACTGGCACCTCGGCTTCGGCGCCGCCGCCGTCGGCATGGCCCTCGGCCTGGTCCAGTACGTCCTCGGCGGCCGCCGCCTGTCGGAGCAGCTGCGCACGGAGCCCGTGGTCCGGCTCACCCCCGCCGAGCGGGCCAAGGTGCGCAGGTCCTCCGCGTACGGCCTGGTCTTCACCGCCGTACTGATCACCCTGCTGGCCGCCTCGCACGCGCTGAACATAGACAACATCACCTTCGTGCTGACGATCGTCGCCGTGGTGGTCCCGGCGGGCGTCCTGCTCTCGATGTACCGCAGCCCCAAGATCGACCGGGTCGAGAAGACCCGGCTGCGGGCCTACGTCTGGCTCTTCCTGGCCGCCACGCTGTTCTGGCTGGTCTACGACCAGATGGGCAACGAGCTGAACATGTTCGCCGCCCAGAAGACCGACCTGTCCCTGCTCGGCTGGCACATCCCGGCGAGCTGGACCCAGTCGCTGCCCTCGCTGTTCGTGATCATCCTGGCCCCCGTCTTCGCCGCCTTCTGGGTGCGCCGGGGCAAGCACATGAGCACCCCCTTCAAGTTCGGCCTGGCCCTGCTGCTGACCGGCGCCTCCTTCGTGGTCATGTCGGGCGCCGCGGCCATCGCCTCCAGCGGGGTCAAGGTCTCGCTGATGTGGCTGGTGGGCGTGTACGTGATCCAGGTGATGGGCGAGATGTGCCTGAGCCCGGTGGGCCTCTCGGTCACCACGAAGCTGGCCCCGCGGGCCTTCACCAACCAGATGATGGGCGTCTGGTTCCTCGCCGCCGCCACCGGAGACGCGATCGGGGCCCAGCTGCCCCGGCTCGACGCGGTCATCGGGCAGAGCTGGAACTTCCTGTGGCAGGGCGCCATGGTGATCGCGGCCGGCGCGGTGATGGTCTTCTTCACCAAGCGGCTCAAGGTCCTCACGGGTGAGGCGGCCGCGAGCCGCGAGGCGGTGGCGGTCGCGGCCTGA
- a CDS encoding bifunctional 5,10-methylenetetrahydrofolate dehydrogenase/5,10-methenyltetrahydrofolate cyclohydrolase: MTLQTTAQQARTATLMDGTALARRISEQTAEYAAKITERTGTAPCLATVLVGEDPASVTYVRMKQNRCAKAGITSRHVELPAATTTEELVATLTALSEDPEISGILLQHPVPHHIDERAAFEAIAPGKDVDGVTMHSFAAMGFGLPGFVSCTPGGIMRLLEAYDVDLTGKHAVVVGRSAILGKPAGMLLLEQNATVTYCHSRTVDLPSIVRKADVLVAAVGKAEFIRGEDIKPGAVVLDAGYNEGNVGDVHFESAAARASLITPVPGGVGPMTIAVLLEQTVQAAAAQAGLALADL, encoded by the coding sequence ATGACACTTCAGACGACCGCCCAACAGGCACGGACCGCCACGCTGATGGACGGCACCGCCCTCGCCCGCCGCATCTCCGAGCAGACCGCCGAGTACGCCGCGAAGATCACCGAGCGCACCGGTACCGCACCCTGTCTGGCCACCGTGCTGGTGGGCGAGGACCCCGCGTCCGTCACCTACGTCCGGATGAAGCAGAACCGCTGCGCCAAGGCCGGGATCACCTCCCGCCACGTGGAGCTGCCGGCCGCGACGACCACCGAGGAGCTCGTCGCCACCCTGACCGCGCTCTCCGAGGACCCGGAGATCAGCGGCATCCTGCTCCAGCACCCCGTCCCGCACCACATCGACGAGCGCGCCGCCTTCGAGGCCATCGCCCCGGGGAAGGACGTCGACGGGGTCACCATGCACTCCTTCGCAGCCATGGGCTTCGGACTGCCGGGCTTCGTCTCCTGCACCCCCGGCGGCATCATGCGGCTGCTGGAGGCCTACGACGTGGACCTGACCGGCAAGCACGCCGTGGTCGTCGGCCGCAGCGCGATCCTGGGCAAGCCCGCCGGGATGCTGCTGCTGGAGCAGAACGCCACCGTCACCTACTGCCACTCCCGCACCGTGGACCTGCCGTCCATCGTCCGCAAGGCCGACGTGCTGGTCGCCGCCGTGGGCAAGGCCGAGTTCATCCGCGGCGAGGACATCAAGCCGGGCGCCGTGGTCCTGGACGCCGGCTACAACGAGGGCAACGTCGGCGACGTCCACTTCGAGTCGGCCGCCGCCCGCGCCTCCCTGATCACCCCGGTCCCCGGCGGCGTCGGCCCGATGACCATCGCGGTGCTGCTGGAGCAGACCGTCCAGGCCGCCGCCGCGCAGGCCGGTCTGGCCCTCGCGGACCTCTGA
- a CDS encoding class I SAM-dependent methyltransferase, translating into MTRTFDHLVAEAESVSVDGWDFSWLDGRATEQRPSWGYQRLLARHLARVGSALDIQTGGGEVLAGAGPLPPLTVATESWPPNIDKATKLLHPLGTVVVADSDEPPLPFGDEAFEFVSSRHPVTVWWEEIARVLKPGGTYFSQQVGPASVFELVEYFLGPQPEEVRRGRHPDDAVAGATKAGLEVVDLRSERLRTEFHDIGAVIYFLRKVIWMVPGFTVGQHRDRLRELHEQIAHEGPFVAHTARFLIEARKTG; encoded by the coding sequence ATGACGCGTACTTTCGACCACCTCGTCGCGGAAGCGGAATCCGTCTCCGTGGACGGCTGGGACTTCTCCTGGCTCGACGGCCGCGCCACCGAGCAGCGTCCCTCCTGGGGCTACCAGCGCCTCCTGGCCCGGCACCTGGCGCGGGTCGGCTCCGCCCTGGACATCCAGACCGGAGGCGGGGAGGTGCTCGCCGGAGCCGGGCCCCTGCCGCCGCTGACGGTGGCCACCGAATCGTGGCCGCCGAACATCGACAAGGCGACAAAGCTGCTGCACCCGCTCGGCACGGTGGTGGTCGCGGACTCCGACGAGCCGCCACTGCCGTTCGGCGACGAGGCCTTCGAGTTCGTCTCCAGCCGGCATCCGGTGACGGTCTGGTGGGAGGAGATCGCGCGGGTGCTGAAGCCCGGTGGCACGTACTTCTCCCAGCAGGTCGGGCCGGCGAGCGTTTTCGAGCTCGTGGAGTACTTCCTGGGCCCGCAGCCCGAGGAGGTCCGGCGGGGCCGGCACCCCGACGACGCGGTCGCCGGGGCCACGAAGGCGGGGCTGGAGGTGGTCGATCTGCGCTCCGAGCGGCTTCGGACCGAGTTCCACGACATCGGAGCCGTGATCTACTTTCTGAGGAAGGTGATCTGGATGGTGCCGGGCTTCACGGTCGGGCAGCATCGGGACCGATTGCGCGAGCTGCACGAACAGATCGCGCACGAGGGCCCGTTCGTCGCTCACACCGCCCGCTTTCTCATCGAAGCCCGCAAAACGGGCTGA
- a CDS encoding RNA polymerase sigma factor, with the protein MSLSPSRTFPTEIAESEALVALVERGREQGHINGDDVRQAFEAGRIPVDQWKRVLRSLNQVLDEEGVALHVSAAPATKAPAKKVRKAAAAPARVAKKAAAPPRLIGARKTAATTPAAAISDPSASGTEEEVVAEAAAAPKKRTVKKAAVKKTAVKKTAATKKTAKDGDEGDAPVAEGEDWAAEDLDEGDEKETPKTGGSAGFVLSDDDEDDAPAQTVMVAGATADPVKDYLKLIGKVPLLNAEQEVELAKRIEAGLFSEYKLEEEEDHKPAFKRELEILVEDGRRAKNHLLEANLRLVVSLAKRYTGRGMLFLDLIQEGNVGLIRAVEKFDYTKGFKFSTYATWWIRQAITRAMADQSRTIRIPVHMVEIINKLARVQRQMLQDLGREPTPEELGKELDMTPEKVIEVQKYGREPISLHTPLGEEGDSEFGDLIEDSEAVVPADAVSFTFLQEQLQSILGTLSEREAGVVSMRYGLNDGQPKTLDEIGRVYGVTRERIRQIESKTMSKLRHPSRSQVLRDYLD; encoded by the coding sequence GTGTCGCTCAGCCCGTCCCGTACGTTCCCCACGGAAATCGCCGAATCAGAGGCCCTGGTCGCGCTTGTCGAGCGCGGCCGCGAGCAGGGTCACATCAACGGTGATGACGTGCGCCAGGCCTTCGAGGCCGGCCGCATCCCGGTGGACCAGTGGAAGCGGGTCCTGCGCAGCCTGAACCAGGTCCTGGACGAGGAGGGCGTCGCGCTGCACGTGAGCGCCGCCCCCGCCACGAAGGCTCCCGCCAAGAAGGTGCGCAAGGCGGCCGCCGCCCCGGCGCGCGTCGCCAAGAAGGCCGCTGCCCCGCCGCGCCTCATCGGTGCGCGCAAAACGGCCGCCACCACCCCCGCCGCGGCGATATCCGACCCGTCGGCCTCCGGGACCGAGGAGGAGGTGGTGGCCGAGGCCGCCGCCGCGCCCAAGAAGCGGACGGTCAAGAAGGCCGCCGTCAAGAAGACCGCCGTGAAGAAGACGGCCGCCACGAAGAAGACCGCCAAGGACGGCGACGAGGGCGATGCCCCCGTGGCCGAGGGCGAGGACTGGGCGGCCGAGGACCTGGACGAGGGCGACGAGAAGGAGACGCCCAAGACGGGCGGCAGCGCCGGCTTCGTCCTGTCCGACGACGACGAGGACGACGCCCCGGCCCAGACCGTCATGGTCGCCGGCGCCACCGCCGACCCCGTCAAGGACTACCTCAAGCTCATCGGCAAGGTGCCGCTGCTCAACGCCGAGCAGGAGGTGGAGCTCGCCAAGCGCATCGAGGCCGGTCTCTTCTCCGAGTACAAGCTCGAAGAGGAGGAGGACCACAAGCCCGCGTTCAAGCGCGAGCTGGAGATCCTCGTCGAGGACGGCCGCCGGGCCAAGAACCACCTGCTGGAGGCCAACCTCCGTCTCGTGGTCTCCCTGGCCAAGCGCTACACCGGCCGCGGCATGCTCTTCCTGGACCTGATCCAGGAGGGCAACGTCGGTCTGATCCGCGCGGTGGAGAAGTTCGACTACACCAAGGGCTTCAAGTTCTCCACGTACGCCACCTGGTGGATCCGGCAGGCGATCACGCGTGCCATGGCCGACCAGTCGCGCACGATCCGCATCCCCGTCCACATGGTCGAGATCATCAACAAGCTGGCCCGTGTCCAGCGCCAGATGCTCCAGGACCTCGGCCGGGAGCCCACTCCGGAGGAGCTGGGCAAGGAACTCGACATGACCCCCGAGAAGGTCATCGAGGTCCAGAAGTACGGCCGCGAGCCGATCTCCCTGCACACCCCGCTGGGTGAGGAGGGTGACAGCGAGTTCGGTGACCTCATCGAGGACTCCGAGGCGGTCGTGCCGGCCGACGCGGTCTCCTTCACCTTCCTCCAGGAGCAGCTCCAGTCCATCCTGGGCACGCTCTCGGAGCGCGAGGCGGGCGTGGTCTCCATGCGCTACGGCCTCAACGACGGCCAGCCGAAGACCCTCGACGAGATCGGCCGCGTGTACGGGGTCACCCGTGAGCGCATCCGCCAGATCGAGTCGAAGACCATGTCGAAGCTCCGTCACCCGTCGCGCTCGCAGGTGCTGCGCGACTACCTCGACTGA
- a CDS encoding ATP-binding protein, whose product MQAAVTVTPAQLPELLLGLATVRPVFLWGAPGIGKSSLVRKFADSLGLQCVSLLGTQLAPEDLIGVPQIRDGRSVFCPPEAIAREEPYCLFLDELNAAGPDVQKAFYSLILDRRIGSYELPAGSIVIGAGNRATDNALARPIASALVNRLTHVHLNASAGDWLVWAGEHGIHPWVTDYLTDRPDHLWSQPPKTEEPFSTPRSWHMLSDALHSFGTELDETTLKVIAHGTLTPAHAVSFCGYAKIVRHSFGIEAIMKGDANWPTRLADRDLLYYLADAFRGRLVKELPARREHVSPAVRQTAYRAKSLLVQLAEISVEVAQTVIADDADGLPVLPAWFLVESARDMPRLVEARR is encoded by the coding sequence GTGCAGGCTGCCGTCACCGTCACCCCCGCCCAGCTCCCCGAACTGCTCCTCGGACTCGCCACCGTGCGGCCCGTGTTCCTCTGGGGCGCGCCCGGCATCGGCAAGTCCTCGCTCGTGCGGAAGTTCGCCGACTCGCTGGGGCTGCAGTGCGTGAGCCTGCTCGGTACGCAGCTCGCGCCCGAGGACCTGATCGGCGTACCGCAGATCCGTGACGGGCGCTCCGTGTTCTGCCCGCCCGAGGCCATCGCCCGCGAGGAGCCGTACTGCCTGTTCCTCGACGAGCTCAACGCCGCCGGCCCGGACGTGCAGAAGGCCTTCTACTCCCTGATCCTCGACCGGCGGATCGGCTCCTACGAGCTGCCCGCCGGCTCCATCGTCATCGGCGCGGGCAACCGGGCCACCGACAACGCCCTGGCCCGCCCCATCGCCTCCGCGCTGGTCAACCGGCTCACCCACGTCCACCTGAACGCCTCCGCCGGGGACTGGCTGGTCTGGGCCGGCGAGCACGGGATCCACCCGTGGGTCACCGACTACCTCACCGACCGGCCCGACCACCTGTGGTCGCAGCCGCCCAAGACGGAGGAGCCCTTCTCCACGCCGCGCTCCTGGCACATGCTCTCGGACGCCCTGCACTCCTTCGGCACCGAGCTGGACGAGACGACCCTCAAGGTGATCGCGCACGGCACCCTCACCCCGGCGCACGCCGTCTCCTTCTGCGGTTACGCGAAGATCGTCCGCCACTCCTTCGGCATCGAGGCGATCATGAAGGGCGACGCGAACTGGCCCACCCGCCTCGCCGACCGCGACCTGCTCTACTACCTGGCCGACGCCTTCCGGGGCCGGCTGGTCAAGGAGCTGCCCGCACGGCGCGAGCACGTCTCGCCCGCCGTCCGGCAGACCGCGTACCGGGCCAAGTCCCTCCTCGTCCAGCTCGCCGAGATCTCCGTCGAGGTCGCCCAGACCGTCATCGCCGACGACGCCGACGGCCTGCCCGTGCTGCCCGCCTGGTTCCTCGTGGAGTCGGCCCGCGACATGCCGCGCCTGGTCGAGGCCCGCCGGTGA
- a CDS encoding SRPBCC family protein, with protein MSAISNSIDIDRSPEDVYSYITDPTHLPEWQDSALSAVPMGDLPVHVGSRVLVTRRVGRRSIPTTMEVVDMDPPRSWHFHGVDGPVRPDVRGRIEPLDGGARSRVTIAVDFEGHGLGRAFVPLAVKPMVRKEMPRSEEKLKHLLEHSAA; from the coding sequence ATGTCCGCGATCAGCAACAGCATCGACATAGACCGCAGTCCCGAGGACGTCTACTCGTACATCACGGACCCCACGCACCTGCCGGAGTGGCAGGACAGTGCCCTGTCGGCCGTGCCGATGGGGGACCTCCCCGTCCATGTCGGGTCCAGGGTCCTCGTCACCCGCCGGGTCGGCCGCCGGTCGATCCCCACGACCATGGAGGTCGTGGACATGGATCCGCCGAGGAGCTGGCACTTCCACGGTGTCGACGGACCGGTCCGCCCGGACGTGCGGGGCCGCATCGAACCCCTCGACGGAGGCGCCCGCTCGCGCGTGACCATCGCCGTCGACTTCGAGGGCCACGGCCTGGGCAGGGCGTTCGTCCCGCTCGCGGTCAAGCCCATGGTCCGCAAGGAGATGCCCCGCAGCGAGGAGAAGCTCAAGCACCTGCTGGAGCACTCCGCGGCCTGA